Proteins encoded together in one Prionailurus viverrinus isolate Anna chromosome B1, UM_Priviv_1.0, whole genome shotgun sequence window:
- the RCHY1 gene encoding RING finger and CHY zinc finger domain-containing protein 1 isoform X2 gives MNLQGKHKCIENVSRQNCPICLEDIHTSRVVAHVLPCGHLLHRTCYEEMLKEGYRCPLCMHSALDMTRYWRQLDDEVAQTPMPSEYQNMTVDILCNDCNGRSTVQFHILGMKCNICESYNTAQAGGCRISLDQQ, from the exons ATGAATCTCCAAGGAAAGCACAAG tgtATTGAAAATGTTTCCCGGCAGAATTGTCCAATATGTTTGGAG GACATTCACACATCCCGTGTTGTTGCTCATGTCTTGCCGTGTGGACATCTTTTACATAG aacgTGTTATGAAGAAATGTTGAAAGA AGGCTACAGATGTCCATTATGTATGCACTCTGCTTTAGATATGACTAGGTACTGGAGACAGCTGGATGATGAGGTAGCACAGACTCCTATGCCATCAGAATATCAGAACATGACTGTGGAT ATTCTCTGCAATGATTGCAATGGGAGATCTACTGTCCAGTTCCATATATTAGGCATGAAATGTAATATTTGTGAATCTTACAATACTGCTCAAGCTGGAGGATGTAGAATTTCACTAGATCAGCAATGA